DNA from Ancylothrix sp. D3o:
GTGTCTGGCACCCTCGTCGCCTCCCCGGCCAAAGGTCAGCGCATCGAACTCAAAGCCTCTACCCTCAAAGTGTACGGCGAAGCGAACCCCGAAACCTACCCCCTACAAAAAAAACGCCACTCCTTCGAGTTTCTGAGGGAAATAGGCCATTTGCGAGCTCGCACCAATACTCTTGGGGCCGTGTTTCGGGTGCGAAATGCTTGCGCTACCGCCATTCACGAGTTTTTTCAAGAGCGTGGTTTTTTGTGGGTGCATACTCCTATTATCACGTCGAGTGACTGCGAGGGGGCCGGTGAGATGTTTGCAGTCACCAGTTTGGACTTAAAAAATGTGCCGGTGACAGAAAGCAAAGACATAGACTACAGTAAAGACTTTTTTGGCAAACCGGCCTACCTAACAGTCAGCGGACAGCTAGAAGCAGAAGTCATGGCAATGGCTTTTAGCAATGTGTACACTTTTGGCCCGACTTTCCGCGCCGAAAATTCCAACACATCCCGCCACCTGGCAGAGTTTTGGATGGTTGAGCCAGAAATGGCCTTTTGTGATCTTCAAGGCGATATGGATCTCGCCGAGGCGTTTCTCAAACACATTTTTAAATATGTTTTGGAGAAATGCTCAGAAGATATGGAGTTTTTTAACCAGCGTATCGATAACACGGTTTTGGCAACCGCAGACAATATTATTAATAATCAGTTTGAGCGTTTGCCCTATACCGAGGCGATTAAGTTATTGGAAAAAGCGGATAAGCAGTTTGAGTATCCGGTAAGCTGG
Protein-coding regions in this window:
- the asnS gene encoding asparagine--tRNA ligase; this translates as MATQRIAELLRSGQPDETVTVQGWVRTKRELKDFAFVEVNDGSSMANLQVVLSPDIPDYANLVKQLNTGTSLEVSGTLVASPAKGQRIELKASTLKVYGEANPETYPLQKKRHSFEFLREIGHLRARTNTLGAVFRVRNACATAIHEFFQERGFLWVHTPIITSSDCEGAGEMFAVTSLDLKNVPVTESKDIDYSKDFFGKPAYLTVSGQLEAEVMAMAFSNVYTFGPTFRAENSNTSRHLAEFWMVEPEMAFCDLQGDMDLAEAFLKHIFKYVLEKCSEDMEFFNQRIDNTVLATADNIINNQFERLPYTEAIKLLEKADKQFEYPVSWGLDLQSEHERYLAEDLFKKPVIVTDYPVGIKAFYMRLNDDDKTVAAMDILAPKIGEIIGGSQREERLEVLERRLKAQGLDVENYWWYLDLRRFGTVPHAGFGLGFERLVQFMTGMQNIRDVIPFPRAPLTIEF